One Pseudodesulfovibrio cashew DNA window includes the following coding sequences:
- a CDS encoding DUF3987 domain-containing protein: MTDIDCISPDFGSIPEELKNADAWIVWKAKLNGEKLGKIPYSPLTGRRVDATVPASGCSFVEASKAYRNGKYAGLGIVMGVVQNLVGIDLDNCVSANGVIEPWAQEIVDSLATYTEISPSGKGLRLFGYGKLPLGPRRKGTIEMYDEKRFLTVTGDVYVDQILGEPFLIRKFQDALDSLYNDVFGSETMDESDWQFDLDDLRGLSRLPDADVVRFAREAKNGGTFSRLYDEGNTESYGSRSEADLALCNMLAFYSGRDPDQMERLFNSSQLCRSKWVNRPDYRERTISMAIRSCLSVFGPQVSPEDEFEDLPPVIGVNDSSYELPNEPEFPLDALPKVISAYIKDTSTRAGCPPEMIAVPVLVTLAGCIGRKPRIVPKRFDLDWDEGACLWGMVVAHKGSRKSSTQRKALEPLSAINNRCRNRYKHEMADWKRAEEVLKTSAKHGKMSLGDDEETYFDIEGDLSEPVRIQPIVEDVTIEAVAELMQHNDRLTLGADELSGFLRNMGRYNRGNDRHFWLKAHTGGHFSSNRKGGGNVYVEEAYVNIIGGIQPAVLKDLFLGKNGVDDGLFERFGLLAYPDKPILKGDDNHRDEIIRSHYASICNKLFETDWESELGRSNSFSEEQRCNPVRFELDAQDLFDRWLDEYTERIARLGDSPVIGFISKSSGLVCRLALVLNLTAWASGEVSRPRKVSIAVLRGAIRLVDEYFFYMWHRAVLGPQVDWVAGLYHRLKTKGIDRFTRRELVRLGWGELKGEAIDRFIEVLLVKRMANKEERNSGSKGGRPTVVYHLI; encoded by the coding sequence ATGACCGATATCGATTGTATTTCTCCTGATTTTGGCTCTATCCCTGAGGAACTGAAGAATGCTGACGCGTGGATTGTTTGGAAGGCAAAGCTCAATGGCGAAAAGCTTGGGAAGATTCCTTACTCTCCGCTCACCGGAAGGCGAGTAGATGCAACTGTCCCTGCCTCAGGTTGTTCGTTTGTAGAAGCGAGCAAGGCATATCGCAATGGTAAGTATGCTGGCTTGGGAATCGTTATGGGCGTGGTTCAGAATCTTGTTGGTATTGATCTCGATAACTGCGTGTCTGCCAATGGGGTAATCGAACCTTGGGCTCAGGAGATTGTAGACTCGCTTGCCACGTATACTGAAATCAGTCCCAGCGGAAAGGGGCTTCGGCTTTTCGGTTACGGAAAGCTCCCTCTTGGTCCTAGGCGGAAGGGAACCATTGAAATGTATGACGAGAAGCGGTTTCTGACAGTGACTGGTGATGTGTATGTCGATCAGATTTTAGGAGAACCATTTTTAATTCGTAAGTTTCAGGATGCTCTTGATTCTCTGTATAATGATGTCTTTGGTTCAGAGACGATGGATGAGAGCGATTGGCAGTTTGATCTTGATGATTTGAGGGGGCTCTCAAGACTTCCTGATGCAGATGTTGTCCGATTTGCTCGTGAAGCCAAGAACGGTGGGACTTTTTCTAGGTTGTATGATGAAGGAAATACCGAATCGTATGGCTCAAGGTCAGAAGCTGATCTTGCTCTTTGTAATATGCTCGCCTTTTATTCGGGGCGAGATCCAGATCAGATGGAACGCCTCTTTAACTCTTCACAATTGTGTCGGTCAAAATGGGTAAATAGGCCAGACTATCGCGAACGTACCATCTCTATGGCTATCCGTTCGTGTTTGTCAGTCTTTGGTCCTCAGGTATCTCCTGAGGATGAATTTGAGGATTTACCCCCAGTAATTGGAGTCAATGATAGTTCCTATGAACTTCCGAACGAACCAGAATTCCCTCTCGATGCTTTGCCCAAGGTAATTTCTGCTTATATCAAGGATACCTCTACTCGTGCGGGGTGTCCCCCCGAAATGATTGCCGTCCCTGTTTTGGTTACTCTTGCGGGGTGTATTGGTAGAAAGCCTCGAATTGTCCCAAAGAGATTCGATTTGGATTGGGATGAGGGTGCTTGTCTGTGGGGAATGGTCGTAGCCCATAAGGGGAGTAGGAAGTCCTCAACACAGAGGAAGGCCCTCGAGCCTTTGTCTGCGATAAATAATCGGTGTCGTAATCGATACAAGCATGAGATGGCTGATTGGAAGCGTGCAGAGGAGGTTCTCAAGACTTCTGCCAAGCATGGAAAGATGAGTTTGGGTGACGATGAAGAAACCTATTTTGATATTGAAGGGGATCTTTCTGAACCTGTAAGGATTCAGCCTATTGTCGAAGATGTAACCATTGAGGCCGTAGCTGAACTTATGCAGCACAACGATCGTTTGACCCTTGGAGCCGATGAGCTCTCAGGATTTTTGAGAAATATGGGGAGATATAACAGGGGCAATGACCGCCATTTTTGGCTTAAGGCGCATACTGGTGGACATTTTTCCAGCAATAGGAAGGGGGGAGGAAATGTTTATGTCGAAGAAGCTTATGTAAATATTATCGGAGGAATCCAGCCCGCAGTCTTGAAAGATCTTTTTTTGGGTAAGAATGGGGTTGATGATGGGTTATTTGAGCGGTTTGGTTTGTTGGCCTATCCCGACAAGCCAATTTTGAAGGGAGATGACAATCACCGAGATGAGATTATTCGAAGTCACTATGCGTCAATTTGCAACAAGCTCTTTGAAACGGATTGGGAAAGTGAGTTGGGACGTAGCAATTCATTTTCGGAGGAGCAGCGTTGTAATCCTGTACGCTTCGAATTGGATGCCCAAGATCTTTTTGATCGATGGTTAGATGAGTATACTGAAAGAATCGCTCGGCTTGGGGATAGCCCCGTTATAGGTTTTATCAGTAAGTCTAGTGGCTTGGTTTGTAGGCTTGCTCTGGTATTGAATCTTACTGCTTGGGCTTCAGGGGAAGTTTCACGCCCTAGAAAGGTGTCGATTGCAGTCCTTCGTGGGGCAATTCGATTAGTCGATGAGTACTTTTTTTATATGTGGCATCGTGCCGTACTGGGACCGCAGGTTGATTGGGTTGCAGGACTTTATCATCGTCTTAAGACGAAAGGTATCGATCGTTTTACTCGTAGAGAGCTTGTTCGGCTGGGCTGGGGGGAACTCAAGGGAGAGGCCATTGATAGGTTTATTGAGGTACTTCTCGTGAAGCGCATGGCAAACAAGGAAGAAAGGAACAGCGGATCAAAGGGAGGACGTCCTACTGTCGTATATCATTTGATTTAG